One segment of Fibrobacter succinogenes DNA contains the following:
- a CDS encoding 23S rRNA (pseudouridine(1915)-N(3))-methyltransferase RlmH, giving the protein MKWILAVFGRAGSPLIAEEVDKYVKRLRGSAMPLEVVELKESKLDDHAQALAQEAALFEKKFPRNEFKRVILSEEGKLMDTVKLADTLSARFPGNIVFLIGSAYGIDENLKKSADLLLSLSPLTFTHDHARMITAEQLYRVQMVMQNHPYHHR; this is encoded by the coding sequence ATGAAATGGATTCTAGCTGTTTTTGGTCGTGCGGGCTCTCCGTTAATTGCGGAAGAGGTTGATAAGTATGTGAAGCGTTTGCGCGGTTCTGCTATGCCGCTCGAAGTGGTGGAGCTAAAGGAATCCAAGCTCGACGACCATGCCCAGGCGCTCGCTCAAGAAGCCGCTCTGTTCGAGAAAAAATTCCCGCGCAACGAATTTAAGCGCGTGATTCTCTCCGAAGAAGGCAAACTCATGGATACGGTCAAGCTTGCCGATACACTCTCGGCACGTTTCCCCGGAAATATTGTGTTCTTGATTGGCTCGGCTTACGGCATCGATGAGAACTTGAAAAAGTCCGCCGACTTGCTTTTGAGCCTTTCTCCGTTGACTTTCACTCACGACCATGCTAGGATGATTACGGCCGAGCAACTCTACCGCGTCCAGATGGTCATGCAAAACCACCCGTATCATCATAGGTAG
- the rpiA gene encoding ribose-5-phosphate isomerase RpiA yields the protein MASMDELKKAAGVRAADMIKDGMTVGLGTGSTAAHMVNRLAERIKTEGIHVTGVSTSWSTTLQCRSLGIPLKEMGEVSHLDMVIDGADEIDPNRNLIKGRGAAHLLEKIVASMTDNYVIIADSGKAVQQLGTKFAVPLEIIPGAIAVVTERVKKLGGEVKVRMGAPGKDGPVISDSGNLIADAKFPPIADADKLARDLEHIVGIVGHGLFVGMATKVILADEAKGLIEF from the coding sequence ATGGCATCGATGGATGAACTCAAGAAGGCTGCAGGCGTTCGTGCTGCGGACATGATTAAGGACGGAATGACAGTCGGTCTCGGCACTGGCAGTACGGCGGCACACATGGTGAACCGCCTTGCAGAACGCATCAAGACCGAAGGCATCCACGTGACAGGCGTCTCCACCAGCTGGAGCACAACGCTCCAATGCCGTAGCCTCGGCATCCCGCTCAAGGAAATGGGCGAAGTCAGCCACCTCGACATGGTTATCGACGGCGCCGACGAAATCGACCCGAACCGCAACCTCATCAAGGGCCGCGGTGCAGCACACCTCCTCGAAAAGATTGTCGCTTCCATGACGGACAACTACGTGATTATCGCAGACTCCGGCAAGGCCGTGCAGCAGCTCGGCACCAAGTTCGCCGTACCTCTCGAAATCATTCCGGGTGCAATCGCCGTCGTGACCGAACGCGTGAAAAAGCTCGGTGGCGAAGTCAAAGTTCGCATGGGCGCTCCTGGCAAGGACGGTCCGGTAATCAGCGACAGCGGTAACCTCATCGCCGATGCAAAGTTCCCGCCCATCGCCGATGCAGACAAGCTCGCCCGCGACCTGGAACACATTGTCGGTATTGTCGGCCACGGACTTTTCGTCGGCATGGCAACAAAGGTCATCCTCGCCGACGAAGCCAAGGGACTCATCGAGTTCTAA
- a CDS encoding metallophosphoesterase, with protein MLYGICSDIHSNATAFKAVLESMRDNGVERKVCLGDIVGYGVDTDECVDLVRENMDFCLIGNHDSVAVKNESSEGFNPYAKQAIEWTQKHLSKESVAYIRSLPYIHEENDICFVHASPLSPADWVYVTDLEDALNAFDHFSERYCFVGHTHSPVIIASRPLAIPKILDEYEYVIANTERLLVNVGSVGQPRDRDPRACWCLLDTETKCVRLIRVEYDIRETQSRMKKQGLPSFLIDRLSVGR; from the coding sequence ATGCTTTACGGTATTTGTTCTGATATCCATTCCAATGCCACCGCATTTAAGGCTGTTTTGGAGTCAATGCGGGATAACGGCGTGGAACGGAAGGTGTGCCTTGGGGATATTGTGGGTTATGGTGTCGATACAGATGAATGTGTCGACTTAGTTCGTGAAAACATGGATTTTTGCTTGATCGGGAACCACGATAGCGTGGCGGTCAAGAATGAATCGAGCGAGGGGTTCAATCCTTATGCAAAACAGGCGATTGAATGGACGCAAAAGCATCTGTCCAAGGAGTCTGTTGCGTATATCCGTTCGCTCCCGTACATTCACGAAGAGAATGATATTTGTTTTGTGCATGCGTCGCCGTTGTCTCCGGCGGATTGGGTCTACGTGACCGACCTCGAAGATGCGCTGAACGCCTTTGACCATTTCTCGGAGCGTTATTGCTTTGTGGGCCATACGCATAGCCCGGTCATCATTGCGAGCCGTCCTTTGGCAATTCCGAAGATTCTCGACGAGTACGAGTACGTGATTGCAAATACGGAGCGCTTGCTAGTGAATGTCGGCAGTGTGGGGCAACCTCGTGACCGCGACCCGCGTGCCTGCTGGTGCCTGCTCGATACCGAGACCAAGTGCGTGCGACTCATCCGCGTGGAATACGATATCCGCGAGACGCAAAGCCGCATGAAAAAGCAAGGATTGCCCTCGTTCCTCATCGACCGACTATCGGTAGGGAGATAG
- a CDS encoding peptidylprolyl isomerase codes for MVVIQDKMKVSIAYTLREGKRILEEVPASQPFVYIHGYNNIIPGLEDALNGRRLGEKFTVNIPANLGYGEYRKDLILTVPKEELREVGELWLGMELEMFQDNDMREFQLPDTAEEFVDDLNLDGDDDQCDGIYTIKEILEDTVIVDGNHPFAGKDLTFNVEVIDIVDASFTEQESGFPDEDDYDGYDNYDSYDNRMGDDNFDSNERRWR; via the coding sequence ATGGTAGTCATCCAAGACAAAATGAAGGTGAGCATCGCCTACACCCTCAGAGAAGGCAAAAGGATTCTTGAAGAAGTCCCCGCCTCACAGCCGTTCGTGTACATCCACGGATACAACAACATCATTCCCGGGCTCGAAGACGCATTGAACGGACGCCGCTTGGGAGAAAAGTTCACCGTAAACATACCCGCTAATTTGGGTTATGGAGAATACCGCAAGGACCTCATCCTCACAGTGCCCAAGGAAGAACTGCGCGAAGTTGGCGAGCTTTGGCTCGGCATGGAACTCGAAATGTTCCAGGACAACGACATGCGCGAATTCCAGCTGCCGGACACCGCTGAAGAATTTGTAGACGACTTGAACCTGGATGGCGATGATGACCAGTGCGACGGCATTTACACCATCAAGGAAATTCTCGAAGACACCGTGATTGTGGACGGGAACCACCCGTTTGCGGGCAAGGATTTGACATTTAACGTCGAAGTCATAGACATCGTAGACGCAAGCTTTACCGAACAGGAATCCGGATTCCCGGACGAAGACGATTACGACGGCTACGATAACTACGACAGTTACGACAATCGCATGGGCGACGACAATTTTGATTCAAACGAAAGGAGATGGCGCTAA
- a CDS encoding HD domain-containing protein: MQKTFSQFQLKQILSSSNPNAEIELHKDEFFDFIDRYMVGCEHKNFHCEGDVWEHTKLVIQNVVAEEHDWIDVLAALLHDVGKKNALERNDGKNMQGHEIEGARIAFDWLVKMGFDREAREQVLWIIRNHMKALDLKVMHSKYNIWQLVKHPLFWRLQRLARADCKSTLNVDGKPRDCFDDFLKRPIVAECLEKEMPAAIVEAEVFASQKWDDFRLEKALAFCHKMQINGGVVSKESLIRAAINSIGGNNG; this comes from the coding sequence ATGCAGAAAACATTTTCACAATTTCAACTCAAGCAGATTCTCTCCTCGTCCAATCCAAATGCCGAAATCGAATTGCATAAGGACGAATTTTTTGACTTTATTGATCGTTACATGGTGGGTTGCGAGCATAAGAATTTCCATTGCGAAGGCGATGTCTGGGAACATACGAAACTTGTAATCCAAAATGTCGTTGCAGAAGAACACGATTGGATAGATGTGTTGGCAGCGTTGCTTCACGATGTGGGGAAGAAAAATGCTCTAGAACGCAACGATGGCAAGAATATGCAGGGGCATGAAATTGAAGGGGCCCGCATTGCTTTTGACTGGCTTGTGAAAATGGGCTTTGACCGAGAAGCCCGAGAGCAGGTTCTTTGGATTATTCGCAATCACATGAAAGCTTTGGATTTAAAGGTCATGCATTCCAAATACAATATTTGGCAGTTGGTGAAACATCCTCTGTTTTGGCGGTTGCAACGCTTGGCTCGTGCCGATTGTAAATCGACTTTGAACGTAGATGGCAAACCGAGGGATTGTTTTGATGATTTTTTGAAACGCCCGATTGTTGCGGAGTGTCTTGAAAAAGAAATGCCTGCCGCAATTGTTGAGGCTGAGGTTTTTGCTTCGCAAAAATGGGATGATTTTCGCTTGGAAAAGGCTCTTGCATTTTGCCATAAGATGCAAATCAATGGGGGAGTTGTCTCCAAAGAAAGTTTAATTCGTGCCGCCATCAACTCTATAGGAGGTAACAATGGTTGA